A window of the Serratia sarumanii genome harbors these coding sequences:
- a CDS encoding DUF413 domain-containing protein, which yields MADSFTTTNRFFDNKHYPRGFSRHGDFTIKEAQLLERFGYAFNELDSGKRQPATEEEQLFVAVCRGEREAATEQEKVWAKYLARTRRPKKFHTLSGGKPQADAVEDYSDSED from the coding sequence ATGGCGGATAGCTTCACCACGACCAATCGTTTTTTTGATAATAAACATTACCCTCGCGGGTTCTCCCGTCACGGCGATTTCACCATTAAAGAGGCGCAATTGCTAGAGCGCTTCGGCTACGCGTTTAACGAGCTGGACTCGGGCAAACGCCAGCCGGCCACTGAAGAAGAACAACTGTTCGTCGCAGTGTGCCGCGGTGAGCGCGAAGCGGCTACCGAACAGGAAAAAGTATGGGCTAAATATCTGGCGCGCACACGTCGCCCGAAGAAATTCCATACTCTGTCCGGCGGTAAACCGCAGGCTGACGCAGTAGAAGATTACAGCGACAGCGAAGACTAA
- the hdfR gene encoding HTH-type transcriptional regulator HdfR, translating to MDTELLKTFLEVSRTRHFGRAAESLYLTQSAVSFRIRQLENQLGANLFTRHRNNIRLTPAGERLLPYAESLMNTWQLAKKEVVRSLQHTELSIGATASLWEAYLTPWLQALYQQREALQLEARVALRHSLVKQLHERQLDLLITTEPPKMDELASQQLSNFSLRLFSSAHRDKQAPMPYIKLEWGADFHQQESRILEGDNVPVLTTTSAHLTRQLLETTGGCAFLPSQWEKEYPQLVAATEIPPIIRPLYAVWLQNSDQQPLIRQLLKIPINTAA from the coding sequence GTGGATACCGAATTACTGAAAACCTTTTTGGAGGTCAGTAGAACGCGTCACTTTGGCAGAGCCGCAGAATCTTTGTACTTAACGCAGTCCGCGGTCAGTTTCCGCATCCGTCAGTTAGAAAACCAGCTGGGCGCCAATTTATTTACCCGTCATCGCAATAATATCCGCCTGACGCCTGCTGGCGAGCGGCTTCTGCCCTATGCCGAGAGCCTGATGAACACCTGGCAGCTGGCGAAAAAGGAGGTCGTGCGTTCGCTGCAACACACCGAGTTGTCGATCGGCGCTACCGCTTCGCTGTGGGAAGCCTATCTGACCCCTTGGCTACAGGCGCTCTATCAACAACGCGAAGCGCTGCAGCTAGAAGCCAGGGTGGCATTAAGGCACTCTTTGGTAAAACAACTGCATGAAAGGCAGCTCGATTTACTGATCACCACTGAACCGCCTAAGATGGATGAATTGGCCAGCCAGCAACTGAGCAATTTCTCATTACGCCTGTTCTCATCCGCGCATCGTGACAAACAGGCCCCCATGCCCTACATCAAGCTGGAATGGGGAGCCGACTTCCACCAACAGGAAAGCCGCATACTGGAAGGTGATAACGTGCCGGTGCTTACTACCACCTCCGCTCACCTGACGCGTCAGCTGTTGGAAACCACGGGTGGATGTGCTTTCCTGCCCAGCCAGTGGGAAAAAGAGTATCCACAGTTGGTGGCCGCCACCGAGATCCCGCCGATTATCCGCCCACTGTATGCCGTCTGGTTGCAAAACAGCGATCAACAGCCTTTGATTCGGCAATTACTTAAAATACCTATAAATACCGCAGCCTAA